A single genomic interval of Actinomadura rubteroloni harbors:
- a CDS encoding alpha/beta fold hydrolase — MIRSPRTLRTAAVNVAHKVLYGGLADLRPMPADTADGSVRRYRPPRGVVPAGPPVLFVPSPAAPARCYDLRRGCSLAEHVVNAGRLSNLLDPGADLDLETLAGTVLPDAVREVSAAAGGQPVQLVGWCLGGLAALLAAAADPDLPIASVAVIATPVDAAAVRRAVPLGGGMAHTALKRARRLTGIDNSLLRPYRTITHLDDAEFLAQAEAVDHFANIAAGPSAAEIYRTLLRGNAFARDGVEIAGRRVGLDDVRVPVLAVAGEADEVAPVASVRPLTRLLPRAPQVRFAVAPGGHLGVLTGRSARRTTWAHLGRWLDEGTVRHGIRAPRRVAAASG, encoded by the coding sequence ATGATTCGCTCCCCCCGGACGCTGCGCACCGCGGCCGTCAACGTCGCCCACAAGGTCCTGTACGGCGGTCTGGCCGACCTGCGGCCCATGCCGGCCGACACGGCGGACGGCTCCGTCCGCCGCTACCGGCCGCCCCGGGGGGTGGTGCCCGCCGGGCCGCCCGTCCTGTTCGTCCCGTCGCCCGCCGCGCCCGCGCGCTGCTACGACCTGCGCCGGGGGTGCAGCCTCGCCGAGCACGTCGTGAACGCCGGACGGCTGAGCAACCTCCTCGACCCCGGCGCTGACCTGGACCTGGAAACACTGGCGGGGACGGTCCTGCCGGACGCGGTCCGGGAGGTCAGCGCCGCCGCGGGCGGGCAGCCCGTCCAACTCGTCGGCTGGTGCCTCGGCGGGCTGGCCGCGCTGCTGGCCGCCGCCGCCGACCCGGACCTGCCGATCGCGTCGGTCGCGGTGATCGCGACGCCGGTGGACGCCGCCGCCGTCCGCCGCGCCGTCCCGCTCGGCGGCGGCATGGCGCACACGGCGCTGAAACGGGCCCGGCGGCTCACCGGCATCGACAATTCACTGCTGCGGCCCTACCGGACGATCACGCATCTGGACGACGCGGAATTCCTCGCCCAGGCCGAGGCCGTCGACCATTTCGCGAACATCGCCGCCGGGCCGTCGGCCGCCGAAATCTACCGGACGCTCCTGCGCGGCAACGCGTTCGCCCGCGACGGCGTCGAGATCGCGGGCCGCCGCGTCGGGCTGGACGACGTGCGCGTCCCGGTGCTGGCCGTCGCGGGGGAGGCCGACGAGGTCGCGCCCGTCGCGTCCGTCCGGCCGCTGACCCGGCTGCTGCCGCGCGCCCCGCAGGTGCGGTTCGCGGTCGCGCCGGGCGGGCACCTCGGCGTCCTCACCGGCCGGTCCGCCCGCCGCACCACGTGGGCGCACCTGGGCCGCTGGCTGGACGAGGGCACCGTCCGGCACGGCATCCGCGCGCCCCGCCGGGTGGCCGCCGCCTCCGGCTGA
- a CDS encoding type I polyketide synthase, with protein MTGSTGETAGEIVGIGPFGRPAPRVAVAVARAGGLGVLDLGADRQAALAALAEVGRWWRGPFGVRVPAGCGVRPDELPAAVRAVVLDGTVLCSDAAAAYAAGRRALLEVTDLGEVAAALRLLDGTGPPGGLIARDSLLPRLLAGSRLARPVYAAGDLDPAGAARAVADGAAGIVLDLQLALARETGLPADVAAALAGNPAASPAVRHKTAGGVVRVFRAAIDARVRGGAARARPAPLDVAVVGVGCAFPGAPDAARHWAHVVAGNCPRPSGASGGDPARLALDVAARALADAGYADRPFDRARTAVIVGADGGVAAWIASRLGLGGTAYTVDAACASPLAALDAACKELAAGTSDTVLCGGAASCDGARGGPFAAACLVLKRRADAERDGDRVLALVASVGTGADPLPAAGLVEAHGVEPDALAAVHAAAPPGTATLGAVTSRIGHTRCAAGLAGLVKAAHALHTGILPATPHDVPGGGPFATGDAARPWPAGPGARVAAVSGAGFGGTVFHAVLTGYDGAPDPVSGLDAWPAELFLVRGADRDAALARLAALARRDGARLRDLARTCAAWTGPVRAALVATGRADLLAKIDAVRAGRPAPGVFAATPAPGAVAFLHPGHDGAPARPPADLFLAFPRLRRLLRLAGPDGVAALFPPAGPPRRRDAPALVGLAVHRLLTELGVRPDLAAGHGGGELVALCAAGVVAESDLVPLGAARAAALRDAACAADGDPGGMAAVTGAPGAVRAALAGVPGVVVAQHNAPRQVVVSGPTAALDRAVAALAARGLPVERLAVDCALHGPSVAGAAAPLRRALAGRDLRSPAFPVWSGATAAPHPAEPGALAAALAGQAAAPVRFVELVEAMYAAGARVFVETGPGDALTGLVAEILGDRPHRAVACDVAGEPGLPRLLLALAELAAAGVPVDASALFAGRDAVVLPDVRPAEPVRHVVRARDLPPLPVPEPAPGRFAGRRFVVADDGGGVALALADLLERQGARVTTPPEAGGPCDGLIHLGALRPGAAPVLPGAYAGIRAALAGGPRWVLLASGGEAGAGLQGLARTLAREYPRVLVRSVEVDAKERPPAALAALLLAELLDAGGPVAVVHAGAARLAPETVPAALPAPRGGLGLDGRSVVLLTGGARGVPARVARALAASGCRLELAGRAPQPPPEDPALAAARDEPALRRVLARRTSGDVDRAVRRVLAEREMRATLRDLGASVRYHQADVRDEAAVRALVADVRRRHGRLDGVVHAAGLAPDRLVRDMSPRLFDRVYRTRVDGARALAAAVPRGLRFFAVLGGAGRADHAAAHDACAALVPLWREALGCRVLAADWGPGDADAAVGVLLHELAHGDEPRVVLAPAP; from the coding sequence ATGACGGGCTCCACCGGGGAAACCGCCGGCGAGATCGTCGGCATCGGCCCGTTCGGCCGGCCGGCGCCGCGCGTCGCGGTGGCGGTCGCGCGGGCGGGCGGGCTCGGCGTCCTGGACCTCGGCGCCGACCGGCAGGCCGCGCTGGCCGCGCTCGCCGAGGTCGGCCGCTGGTGGCGCGGACCGTTCGGCGTCCGCGTCCCGGCGGGCTGCGGGGTGCGGCCGGACGAGCTGCCCGCCGCCGTCCGCGCCGTCGTCCTGGACGGGACGGTCCTGTGCTCCGACGCCGCCGCCGCGTACGCCGCCGGCCGCCGCGCCCTGCTGGAGGTCACCGACCTCGGCGAGGTCGCCGCCGCGCTGCGCCTGCTGGACGGCACCGGACCGCCCGGCGGCCTCATCGCCCGCGACTCCCTGCTCCCGCGCCTGCTCGCCGGGTCGCGGCTGGCCCGCCCGGTGTACGCGGCGGGCGACCTGGACCCCGCCGGGGCGGCGCGGGCCGTGGCCGACGGCGCCGCCGGGATCGTCCTGGACCTGCAGCTCGCGCTCGCCCGGGAGACCGGGCTGCCCGCCGACGTGGCCGCCGCGCTCGCCGGGAACCCCGCCGCGTCCCCGGCCGTCCGGCACAAGACGGCGGGCGGGGTCGTCCGGGTGTTCCGCGCGGCGATCGACGCCCGCGTCCGGGGCGGCGCGGCCCGCGCCCGGCCCGCGCCGCTCGACGTCGCGGTCGTCGGCGTCGGGTGTGCGTTCCCCGGCGCCCCGGACGCGGCCCGGCACTGGGCGCACGTCGTCGCGGGGAACTGCCCGCGCCCGTCCGGGGCCTCGGGCGGGGACCCGGCGCGGCTCGCGCTGGACGTCGCGGCCCGCGCGCTCGCCGACGCCGGATACGCCGACCGTCCGTTCGACCGGGCCCGCACCGCGGTGATCGTCGGCGCGGACGGCGGTGTCGCGGCGTGGATCGCGTCCCGGCTCGGCCTCGGCGGCACCGCCTACACCGTGGACGCCGCGTGCGCGTCCCCGCTCGCCGCGCTCGACGCCGCCTGCAAGGAACTGGCCGCCGGGACGAGCGACACCGTCCTGTGCGGCGGCGCCGCGTCCTGCGACGGGGCGCGGGGCGGGCCGTTCGCCGCCGCGTGCCTGGTGCTGAAGCGCCGCGCCGACGCCGAGCGCGACGGCGACCGCGTCCTCGCGCTGGTCGCGTCCGTCGGGACGGGCGCCGACCCGCTGCCCGCCGCCGGGCTGGTCGAGGCGCACGGCGTGGAGCCGGACGCGCTCGCCGCCGTCCACGCCGCCGCCCCGCCCGGCACCGCGACGCTCGGCGCCGTCACGTCCCGGATCGGGCACACGCGGTGCGCGGCGGGCCTGGCCGGGCTGGTCAAGGCCGCGCACGCCCTGCACACCGGGATCCTGCCCGCCACGCCGCACGACGTCCCCGGCGGGGGGCCGTTCGCGACCGGCGACGCGGCCCGCCCGTGGCCCGCCGGGCCCGGCGCGCGGGTCGCGGCCGTCAGCGGCGCGGGCTTCGGCGGGACGGTCTTCCACGCCGTCCTCACCGGCTACGACGGCGCCCCCGACCCCGTGTCGGGCCTGGACGCCTGGCCCGCCGAGCTGTTCCTCGTCCGGGGCGCCGACCGGGACGCCGCCCTCGCCCGGCTCGCCGCCCTGGCCCGCCGCGACGGCGCCCGCCTGCGCGACCTCGCCCGCACCTGCGCGGCCTGGACGGGCCCGGTGCGGGCCGCGCTGGTCGCCACCGGACGCGCCGACCTGCTCGCCAAGATCGACGCGGTGCGCGCCGGCCGGCCCGCGCCCGGCGTGTTCGCCGCGACCCCGGCGCCCGGCGCCGTCGCGTTCCTGCACCCCGGCCACGACGGCGCCCCCGCGCGTCCGCCCGCCGACCTGTTCCTGGCGTTCCCGCGGCTGCGGCGGCTGCTGCGCCTCGCCGGCCCGGACGGCGTCGCCGCGCTGTTCCCGCCCGCCGGCCCGCCCCGGCGGCGGGACGCGCCCGCCCTGGTCGGCCTCGCCGTCCACCGGCTGCTCACCGAACTCGGCGTCCGGCCCGACCTCGCCGCCGGGCACGGCGGCGGCGAACTGGTCGCGCTGTGCGCCGCCGGGGTGGTCGCCGAGAGCGACCTCGTCCCGCTCGGCGCCGCCCGCGCCGCCGCGCTGCGCGACGCGGCCTGCGCCGCCGACGGCGACCCGGGCGGGATGGCCGCCGTCACCGGCGCGCCCGGCGCGGTGCGGGCCGCGCTCGCGGGCGTCCCCGGCGTCGTCGTCGCCCAGCACAACGCGCCCCGCCAGGTCGTGGTGTCCGGCCCGACGGCCGCGCTGGACCGGGCCGTCGCGGCGCTCGCCGCGCGGGGGCTGCCGGTGGAACGGCTCGCGGTCGACTGCGCGCTGCACGGGCCGTCCGTCGCGGGCGCCGCCGCCCCGCTGCGCCGCGCCCTGGCCGGACGCGACCTGCGCTCGCCCGCGTTCCCCGTCTGGTCCGGCGCGACCGCCGCCCCGCATCCCGCCGAGCCGGGCGCGCTCGCGGCGGCGCTCGCCGGGCAGGCCGCCGCGCCCGTCCGGTTCGTGGAACTGGTCGAGGCGATGTACGCGGCGGGCGCGCGGGTGTTCGTGGAGACCGGGCCGGGGGACGCCCTCACCGGCCTCGTCGCCGAGATCCTCGGGGACCGGCCGCACCGCGCGGTGGCCTGCGACGTCGCCGGGGAGCCCGGCCTGCCCCGGCTGCTGCTCGCCCTCGCCGAACTCGCCGCCGCCGGGGTGCCGGTGGACGCGTCCGCGCTGTTCGCCGGACGGGACGCCGTCGTCCTGCCCGATGTCCGGCCCGCCGAGCCCGTCCGGCACGTCGTCCGGGCCCGGGACCTGCCGCCGCTGCCCGTCCCCGAGCCCGCGCCCGGCCGGTTCGCCGGCCGCCGGTTCGTCGTGGCCGACGACGGCGGCGGCGTCGCGCTCGCCCTCGCCGACCTGCTCGAACGCCAGGGCGCCCGGGTCACCACCCCGCCCGAGGCGGGCGGCCCGTGCGACGGGCTGATCCACCTCGGCGCGCTGCGGCCCGGCGCCGCGCCCGTGCTGCCCGGCGCGTACGCGGGGATCCGCGCGGCGCTCGCCGGGGGGCCGCGCTGGGTGCTGCTGGCGTCCGGCGGGGAGGCGGGCGCCGGGCTCCAGGGCCTCGCCCGGACGCTCGCCCGCGAGTACCCGCGCGTGCTCGTCCGGTCGGTCGAGGTGGACGCCAAGGAGCGCCCGCCCGCCGCGCTCGCCGCCCTGCTGCTCGCCGAACTCCTCGACGCCGGCGGGCCCGTCGCCGTCGTCCACGCCGGCGCCGCCCGGCTCGCGCCCGAGACCGTCCCGGCCGCGCTGCCCGCCCCGCGCGGCGGCCTCGGCCTGGACGGGCGCTCGGTCGTCCTGCTCACCGGGGGAGCGCGCGGCGTCCCGGCCCGCGTCGCGCGGGCGCTGGCCGCGAGCGGCTGCCGCCTCGAACTCGCGGGCCGCGCCCCGCAGCCGCCGCCCGAGGACCCCGCGCTCGCCGCCGCCCGCGACGAGCCCGCCCTGCGCCGCGTGCTCGCCCGGCGGACGTCCGGGGACGTCGACCGGGCCGTCCGCCGCGTCCTCGCCGAACGGGAGATGCGCGCGACGCTCCGCGACCTCGGCGCGTCCGTCCGGTACCACCAGGCGGACGTGCGCGACGAGGCCGCCGTCCGCGCGCTCGTCGCCGACGTCCGCCGCCGCCACGGCCGCCTGGACGGGGTCGTCCACGCCGCCGGGCTCGCGCCGGACCGGCTCGTCCGCGACATGTCGCCGCGCCTGTTCGACCGCGTCTACCGGACCCGTGTGGACGGCGCCCGCGCCCTCGCCGCCGCCGTCCCGCGCGGCCTGCGGTTCTTCGCCGTCCTCGGCGGCGCCGGACGGGCCGACCACGCCGCCGCGCACGACGCCTGCGCCGCGCTCGTCCCGCTCTGGCGGGAGGCGCTCGGCTGCCGCGTCCTCGCCGCCGACTGGGGGCCGGGGGACGCCGACGCCGCCGTCGGCGTCCTGCTGCACGAGCTGGCGCACGGGGACGAGCCGCGCGTCGTCCTCGCCCCCGCCCCATGA
- a CDS encoding acyl carrier protein, with product MTATTVAEITGLLAGIAGADAARIGPGTALFGDLALESVEFAALAGRLRERYGADLLADLDIDALIGLTVGDVAACVDGGAR from the coding sequence ATGACCGCGACCACCGTCGCCGAGATCACCGGCCTGCTCGCCGGGATCGCCGGCGCGGACGCCGCCCGGATCGGACCCGGCACCGCCCTGTTCGGCGACCTCGCGCTGGAGAGCGTCGAGTTCGCCGCGCTCGCCGGACGGCTGCGCGAGCGCTACGGCGCCGACCTGCTCGCCGACCTGGACATCGACGCGCTGATCGGGCTGACCGTCGGCGACGTCGCCGCGTGCGTCGACGGGGGCGCGCGATGA
- a CDS encoding glycosyltransferase, protein MRARRVQVPSLDTLLGTAPVPPEDDGPERRRFLFAVPAVAGAVAPARAVAEELAARGHRVAWAGHRERLEPLLRGGSRVFHAEDPAWTAALDTARREGRDLRGPAALRFRWERLLIPLGHAMLPGVENAVDRFRPDVVVADQDVLAAPVVARRRGLPWATSASTSAEFTRPLAALPLVEEWIRDLIGGFQLDNGIEDLVDLRFSDHLALVYSTAALFGDVSYFPDHVAFVGPALGAPPRGDFPLDRLDGRPAVLVTLGGADGPGAARFLRAAADALAGMDVQAVVVATDALLPDPPPNALVFPHVPQRALLEHMAAVVSHGGHTTVTEALAQGLPQVVAPIRDDQPVVARQVEACGAGRSVRFGRCTAADLRAALADVLTDASYRTAAGRVRASFHGAGGAAAAADRLEKLT, encoded by the coding sequence ATGAGGGCGCGCCGGGTCCAGGTCCCGTCCCTGGACACGCTGCTCGGCACCGCGCCCGTCCCGCCCGAGGACGACGGGCCCGAGCGCCGCCGGTTCCTGTTCGCCGTCCCGGCCGTCGCCGGGGCCGTCGCGCCCGCCCGCGCCGTCGCCGAGGAACTGGCCGCGCGCGGCCACCGCGTCGCGTGGGCCGGGCACCGCGAGCGGCTGGAACCGCTGCTGCGCGGCGGGTCACGGGTCTTCCACGCCGAGGACCCCGCCTGGACGGCCGCGCTCGACACCGCCCGCCGCGAGGGCCGCGACCTGCGCGGGCCCGCCGCGCTGCGGTTCCGGTGGGAGCGGCTGCTGATCCCGCTCGGGCACGCGATGCTGCCCGGCGTCGAGAACGCCGTCGACCGGTTCCGGCCGGACGTCGTGGTCGCCGACCAGGACGTCCTCGCCGCGCCGGTCGTCGCGCGGCGGCGCGGGCTGCCGTGGGCGACGTCGGCGTCCACCTCGGCGGAGTTCACCCGGCCGCTCGCGGCGCTGCCGCTGGTCGAGGAGTGGATCCGCGACCTGATCGGCGGGTTCCAGCTCGACAACGGCATCGAGGACCTCGTCGACCTGCGGTTCTCCGACCACCTCGCGCTCGTCTACAGCACCGCCGCGCTGTTCGGGGACGTGTCCTACTTCCCCGACCACGTCGCGTTCGTCGGCCCCGCGCTCGGCGCCCCGCCGCGCGGCGACTTCCCGCTGGACCGGCTGGACGGACGGCCCGCCGTGCTCGTCACGCTCGGCGGCGCCGACGGCCCCGGCGCCGCGCGGTTCCTCCGGGCCGCCGCCGACGCCCTGGCCGGGATGGACGTCCAGGCCGTCGTCGTCGCGACGGACGCGCTGCTGCCCGACCCGCCGCCGAACGCGCTCGTGTTCCCGCACGTCCCGCAGCGCGCGCTGCTGGAGCACATGGCGGCCGTCGTTTCGCACGGCGGCCACACCACGGTCACCGAGGCGCTCGCGCAAGGGCTCCCGCAGGTCGTCGCGCCGATCCGCGACGACCAGCCCGTCGTCGCCCGGCAGGTCGAGGCGTGCGGCGCCGGACGGTCCGTGCGGTTCGGCCGGTGCACCGCCGCCGACCTGCGCGCCGCGCTCGCCGACGTGCTCACCGACGCGTCCTACCGGACGGCCGCGGGACGCGTCCGCGCGTCGTTCCACGGGGCGGGAGGGGCCGCTGCCGCCGCCGACCGGCTGGAGAAGCTGACGTGA
- a CDS encoding DUF6191 domain-containing protein: MKSPFRRRRRVKGRAAVKRAPVEQETVDWPTEGTGRSSLMGAIRGDGETGAGFGGGMFEDLASAFEGSRKVKQEEQEAQKVRRQDDHRQEGEGGGRDDLDSGRIRIKRGPGGPGTSS; the protein is encoded by the coding sequence GTGAAGTCACCTTTTCGCCGCCGCAGGCGCGTCAAGGGGCGCGCGGCCGTCAAGCGCGCGCCCGTGGAGCAGGAGACCGTCGACTGGCCCACGGAGGGCACCGGGAGGTCGTCGCTGATGGGCGCGATCCGGGGCGACGGCGAGACCGGCGCCGGGTTCGGCGGCGGGATGTTCGAGGACCTCGCCTCCGCGTTCGAGGGCTCCCGGAAGGTGAAGCAGGAGGAGCAGGAGGCGCAGAAGGTGCGCCGCCAGGACGACCACCGCCAGGAGGGCGAGGGCGGGGGCCGCGACGACCTGGACTCCGGCCGGATCCGCATCAAGCGCGGCCCGGGCGGCCCCGGCACGTCCTCCTGA
- a CDS encoding Nif3-like dinuclear metal center hexameric protein, whose protein sequence is MRLSDVFAALDELYPPAWAESWDAVGPVTGDPGQDVRRVLFAVDPLAPVVAEAVAWNADLIVAHHPLLLRGVTGVAATTPKGRAVHTLISNGVALFTAHTNADVADPGVSDALARAVGVTGELRPLVPSADDPRRGLGRVGTLPEPTTLAAFTAAVARGLPATAWGVRAAGDPGRTVVTVAVCGGAGDSLLGAARAAGADVYLTADLRHHPATEFAEQDGPALVDAAHWATEWPWLADAERRLGALLGPGTLETRVSTLVTDAWSLHDEGVK, encoded by the coding sequence GTGCGCCTCTCCGACGTCTTCGCGGCCCTCGACGAGCTGTACCCGCCCGCCTGGGCCGAGTCCTGGGACGCGGTCGGCCCCGTCACCGGCGACCCCGGCCAGGACGTCCGGCGCGTCCTGTTCGCCGTGGACCCGCTGGCCCCGGTCGTGGCCGAGGCGGTCGCCTGGAACGCCGACCTGATCGTCGCGCACCACCCGCTGCTGCTGCGCGGCGTCACCGGGGTGGCCGCGACGACGCCCAAGGGCCGCGCCGTCCACACCTTGATCAGCAACGGCGTGGCGCTGTTCACCGCGCACACCAACGCCGACGTCGCCGACCCCGGCGTCTCGGACGCGCTGGCCCGCGCGGTCGGGGTGACGGGGGAGCTGCGGCCGCTCGTCCCGTCCGCCGACGACCCGCGCCGGGGCCTCGGCCGCGTCGGGACGCTGCCCGAGCCGACGACGCTCGCCGCGTTCACCGCCGCCGTCGCGCGCGGCCTGCCCGCCACCGCGTGGGGCGTCCGCGCGGCGGGCGACCCCGGCCGGACGGTCGTGACCGTCGCCGTCTGCGGCGGAGCGGGCGACTCCCTGCTCGGCGCGGCCCGCGCGGCGGGCGCCGACGTCTACCTCACCGCCGACCTCCGCCACCATCCCGCGACCGAATTCGCCGAACAGGACGGCCCCGCCCTCGTGGACGCAGCACACTGGGCGACCGAGTGGCCCTGGCTGGCGGACGCCGAGCGGCGGCTCGGCGCACTGCTCGGTCCGGGCACACTGGAGACCAGGGTGTCCACGCTCGTCACCGACGCGTGGAGCCTGCACGACGAAGGAGTGAAGTGA
- a CDS encoding zinc ribbon domain-containing protein, producing the protein MKAAPDAQKRLIDLQELDGSLDRLAHRRRTLPELAEIERLEARRTELRDAIVAAETEIGDLDREQRKAEQDVDQVRVRAERDQKRLDSGQITSAKDLSGLQTEIESLHRRQSDLEEVVLEIMERREAADGRVAALRAEREKAEEELTGLQTRRDEAQQKIDAEIELTTAARKGVAGDVPDDLLALYVKLRGQFGGVGAAVLHRGSCQGCRLALNTVDLNRIRAAAPDEVIRCEECRRILVRTAESGL; encoded by the coding sequence GTGAAAGCCGCACCGGACGCGCAGAAACGCCTCATCGACCTCCAGGAGCTGGACGGCTCGCTGGACCGGCTGGCCCACCGCCGCCGCACGCTGCCGGAGCTGGCCGAGATCGAGCGGCTGGAGGCCCGCCGCACCGAACTGCGCGACGCGATCGTCGCCGCCGAGACCGAGATCGGCGACCTGGACCGCGAGCAGCGCAAGGCCGAGCAGGACGTGGACCAGGTCCGCGTCCGCGCCGAACGCGACCAGAAGCGGCTGGACTCGGGGCAGATCACGTCCGCCAAGGACCTGAGCGGCCTCCAGACCGAGATCGAGTCGCTGCACCGCCGCCAGTCCGACCTGGAGGAGGTCGTGCTGGAGATCATGGAGCGGCGGGAGGCCGCCGACGGCCGCGTCGCCGCGCTGCGCGCCGAGCGGGAGAAGGCCGAGGAGGAGCTGACCGGGCTCCAGACGCGCCGCGACGAGGCCCAGCAGAAGATCGACGCGGAGATCGAGCTGACGACGGCCGCGCGCAAGGGCGTCGCCGGGGACGTCCCGGACGACCTCCTCGCGCTCTACGTGAAGCTGCGCGGCCAGTTCGGCGGCGTCGGGGCGGCCGTGCTGCACCGGGGGTCGTGCCAGGGCTGCCGGCTCGCGCTCAACACGGTCGACCTGAACCGCATCCGCGCCGCCGCGCCGGACGAGGTGATCCGCTGCGAGGAGTGCCGCCGGATCCTCGTCCGCACCGCCGAGTCGGGCCTGTGA
- a CDS encoding bifunctional RNase H/acid phosphatase yields MTGRKLIVEADGGSRGNPGPAGYGSLVRDALTGEVLAEHARSIGHATNNVAEYRGLIEGLRLAASIDAGARVEVRMDSKLVVEQMSGRWKIKHPDMVPLALEAREIAASLGSVAYGWVPRARNTAADRLANEAMDAAARGEEWERSAAAPAPVPAPGWSGATTTPTTTLLLRHGETPLSVERRFAGTGDVPLTGTGRAQARAAAQALKTAEIDAIVSSPLARCRATADEVAAATGAPVRVEPGFRETDFGAWEGLTFAEVGERDPDALRAWLADPGVAPPGGESFTQAARRVDTALDKLMVRHRQQRVLVVSHVTPIKLLVRRALGAPMDALYRMHLDVASLSSVQWYADGPASLRAFNDTHHLD; encoded by the coding sequence GTGACCGGACGGAAACTGATCGTCGAGGCCGACGGCGGGTCGCGGGGCAACCCGGGGCCCGCCGGGTACGGCTCGCTCGTCCGGGACGCCCTGACCGGCGAGGTCCTCGCCGAGCACGCCCGGTCGATCGGGCACGCCACCAACAACGTCGCCGAGTACCGGGGGCTGATCGAGGGGCTGCGGCTCGCGGCCTCGATCGACGCCGGGGCGCGCGTCGAGGTCCGGATGGACTCCAAGCTCGTCGTGGAGCAGATGTCGGGCCGCTGGAAGATCAAGCACCCGGACATGGTCCCGCTGGCGCTGGAGGCCCGGGAGATCGCCGCGTCGCTCGGGTCGGTCGCCTACGGCTGGGTGCCCCGGGCGCGCAACACGGCCGCCGACCGGCTCGCCAACGAGGCGATGGACGCCGCCGCGCGCGGCGAGGAGTGGGAGCGCTCGGCCGCCGCGCCCGCGCCCGTTCCGGCGCCGGGGTGGTCGGGCGCGACCACCACGCCGACGACGACGCTGCTGCTCCGGCACGGCGAGACGCCGCTGTCGGTGGAACGCCGCTTCGCCGGGACGGGCGACGTCCCGCTCACCGGCACCGGCCGCGCCCAGGCCCGCGCGGCCGCGCAGGCCCTCAAGACCGCGGAGATCGACGCGATCGTCTCCTCGCCGCTCGCGCGCTGCCGGGCGACGGCCGACGAGGTCGCCGCCGCGACCGGCGCGCCCGTCCGCGTCGAGCCCGGCTTCCGCGAGACCGACTTCGGCGCCTGGGAGGGCCTGACGTTCGCCGAGGTCGGCGAGCGCGACCCCGACGCGCTGCGGGCCTGGCTCGCCGACCCCGGCGTCGCGCCGCCCGGCGGGGAGAGCTTCACCCAGGCCGCGCGGCGGGTGGACACGGCGCTGGACAAGCTGATGGTTCGGCACCGGCAGCAGCGGGTGCTGGTCGTGTCGCATGTGACGCCGATCAAGCTGCTCGTCCGGCGGGCCCTCGGCGCGCCGATGGACGCGCTGTACCGGATGCACCTGGACGTGGCGTCGCTGTCGTCCGTCCAGTGGTACGCCGACGGCCCCGCGTCCCTGCGCGCCTTCAACGACACCCACCACCTCGACTGA
- a CDS encoding DUF2306 domain-containing protein yields the protein MAHTVEGAAPRHPRRPPALLVVAVVVGTVLVVPYATLDVDGSRVEAHGVHYALLVTHIFTAFVALVLGPLQFLPAVRARRRVHRVLGRCYVFAGVLPSAAAGVPVALLSGRLLTQIGLTIPALLWPVTAYLAVRAARRGDHAAHRDWMTRNYALTFLAVTSRILVPFLLLARLAIAGAPAGGRQALVDGTIPVGQALGWLVNLALAEYLIRRRAARSELATPTKTVRSVTRP from the coding sequence TTGGCGCACACCGTGGAGGGCGCGGCCCCACGCCATCCGCGCCGGCCGCCGGCGCTGCTCGTCGTGGCCGTCGTCGTCGGGACGGTCCTGGTCGTCCCCTACGCGACGCTCGACGTGGACGGCAGCCGCGTCGAGGCGCACGGCGTCCACTACGCGCTGCTGGTGACGCACATCTTCACGGCGTTCGTCGCGCTCGTCCTCGGCCCGCTCCAGTTCCTGCCCGCCGTGCGGGCGCGGCGCCGCGTCCACCGCGTCCTCGGCCGCTGCTACGTGTTCGCCGGGGTGCTGCCGTCGGCGGCGGCGGGCGTCCCGGTGGCCCTGCTGTCGGGACGGCTCCTGACGCAGATCGGCCTCACGATCCCCGCGCTGCTCTGGCCGGTGACGGCCTACCTCGCCGTCCGCGCCGCCCGCCGCGGCGACCACGCCGCGCACCGCGACTGGATGACCCGCAACTACGCCCTGACGTTCCTCGCCGTCACGTCCCGGATCCTTGTTCCGTTTCTGCTCCTCGCCCGCCTGGCGATCGCCGGCGCCCCCGCCGGGGGCCGCCAGGCCCTGGTCGACGGCACGATCCCCGTCGGCCAGGCCCTCGGCTGGCTCGTCAACCTCGCCCTCGCCGAATACCTCATCCGCCGCAGGGCCGCCCGGTCAGAGTTGGCGACGCCGACGAAGACCGTCCGCTCCGTCACGCGTCCCTGA